The following proteins are co-located in the Paenibacillus sp. JNUCC32 genome:
- a CDS encoding phage holin family protein: MYEHIGQFFKMLVAGTGAVTGYVWGGWSLPLHLLLWFVVIDWLTGWGAAWMNGQLRSRMGYTGIARKMTIFLIIALMHLVDRVLGEMNYFQNTVIFFYLANELLSIIENVGRMGVPIPQSLRNVVQVFQIKSEEGDKPTAREEEKKDEAL; the protein is encoded by the coding sequence ATGTATGAGCACATCGGTCAGTTTTTTAAGATGCTGGTGGCGGGGACGGGGGCCGTGACAGGTTACGTCTGGGGCGGATGGTCGCTGCCGCTGCATCTGCTGTTGTGGTTCGTGGTGATCGATTGGTTGACCGGGTGGGGCGCGGCCTGGATGAACGGCCAGCTGCGCAGCCGTATGGGTTATACTGGAATTGCACGCAAAATGACCATTTTTCTCATCATCGCCCTGATGCATCTGGTGGACCGGGTACTGGGGGAGATGAATTATTTTCAGAATACGGTGATTTTCTTCTATCTCGCGAATGAGCTGCTGTCTATTATTGAGAACGTGGGAAGAATGGGGGTACCGATCCCCCAGTCCCTGCGTAATGTGGTACAGGTATTCCAGATCAAATCCGAAGAAGGGGATAAGCCAACCGCACGAGAGGAGGAGAAAAAGGATGAAGCCCTCTGA
- a CDS encoding YmfQ family protein produces MSKAEAWLGYLPSFYHDVREMKAIAGAEGAELDKLAQELEDQLDQYYPETATWALSRYEQDLNIPVNLSKPIEQRRSVIISKMRGSGKVSASMLKNVAQAYERGSIEVSVQPAEYKVTIHFRDTLGIPPNLSDLKSAIEEIKPAHMAVDYALRYLTIAEVEGMTFEEISATTQDRLLGGGA; encoded by the coding sequence ATGAGTAAAGCCGAAGCCTGGCTGGGTTACTTGCCGTCCTTTTACCATGATGTCCGGGAAATGAAAGCCATTGCCGGAGCCGAAGGGGCTGAGTTGGACAAGCTGGCGCAAGAACTGGAGGATCAGTTGGACCAGTATTATCCCGAAACCGCCACCTGGGCGCTATCCAGGTATGAGCAGGACCTGAACATCCCGGTCAACTTATCCAAGCCGATTGAACAGCGGCGGTCGGTGATTATCTCGAAGATGCGTGGGAGCGGGAAGGTGTCTGCCAGCATGCTCAAAAATGTGGCACAAGCCTATGAGCGGGGCAGCATCGAGGTATCCGTCCAGCCGGCGGAGTATAAAGTGACGATTCATTTTCGAGATACGCTGGGCATTCCGCCCAATTTAAGTGACTTGAAATCGGCCATTGAGGAGATCAAACCCGCCCATATGGCGGTCGATTACGCCCTGCGTTATCTCACTATCGCCGAGGTGGAGGGCATGACGTTTGAGGAAATATCAGCAACGACACAAGACAGATTGTTGGGAGGAGGAGCCTAA
- a CDS encoding deoxyguanosinetriphosphate triphosphohydrolase family protein, whose amino-acid sequence MTLKELREHRQYPEQTKSDASRAVYERDYSRLIHSPTFRRLQGKSQVFGAGTGDYYRTRLTHSLEVAQIAREAARSLTRLYPEVLPEQAENAGLMIDPEVVECAAIAHDFGHPPFGHKGEEVLQGILEKLIDRRTEKELTRQPGTPTPEQAAEVQQAMRRKYEHFEGNAHNFRLIMFLEKRENVNGLNLSDAVLLGINKYPFSGLDNPKGMYRHEWEYISHIRNEWQIPGTHRTLEAQLMDLCDDIAYSAHDLEDGIKAGKIEVHEHFLRDSHLNKLIVQKIMTLEDEVWKGWTKEQIQPKVDLVLDEFLKIWNEKMPTCENDYSRTRREVKAYWVSLFVGSLGVIANGDWKKVTFVKDGVEDEDMLRTVSVLKSFAWVTMIRDLRVQRLQKRSEWIIKRLWDAFLDPVASTAIIPSDWLQRYEADQKRANPIWTWEHMVIDYIAGMTDAFAEKIYNELYGLKVGSIYDLD is encoded by the coding sequence ATGACACTGAAGGAGCTTAGAGAGCATCGCCAATATCCGGAGCAAACGAAGTCGGATGCTTCGCGCGCGGTATACGAGCGGGATTATTCGCGCCTGATCCATTCGCCGACGTTCCGCAGGCTGCAAGGAAAATCGCAGGTATTCGGCGCCGGCACCGGCGATTACTACCGGACGCGCTTAACGCATTCGCTTGAGGTGGCGCAGATTGCGAGAGAAGCGGCACGGAGCCTGACGCGTCTTTATCCCGAAGTGCTGCCGGAGCAGGCCGAGAACGCAGGGCTGATGATTGATCCCGAGGTGGTGGAATGCGCGGCGATCGCCCATGATTTCGGGCATCCTCCGTTCGGCCATAAGGGCGAAGAGGTGCTGCAGGGCATTCTGGAGAAGCTCATTGACCGCAGGACCGAGAAGGAGCTGACGCGCCAGCCCGGTACGCCGACACCGGAGCAGGCGGCCGAGGTGCAGCAGGCCATGCGGCGCAAATATGAGCATTTTGAAGGGAACGCGCACAATTTCCGGCTGATCATGTTTTTGGAGAAAAGAGAGAACGTAAACGGCCTCAACCTGTCGGATGCGGTGCTGCTTGGCATCAACAAATATCCGTTCTCCGGCCTGGATAATCCCAAGGGGATGTACCGGCATGAATGGGAATACATCTCCCATATCCGGAATGAGTGGCAAATACCCGGAACGCACAGAACGCTGGAAGCGCAGCTTATGGATCTGTGCGATGACATCGCGTATTCCGCGCACGATCTGGAGGATGGCATCAAAGCCGGGAAGATTGAGGTGCACGAGCACTTTTTGCGGGACAGCCATCTCAACAAGTTGATCGTGCAGAAGATCATGACGCTGGAAGACGAGGTGTGGAAGGGATGGACCAAGGAGCAGATCCAGCCGAAGGTGGATTTGGTGCTGGACGAGTTTTTGAAAATATGGAACGAAAAAATGCCGACCTGCGAGAATGATTATTCACGCACCCGGCGCGAGGTCAAGGCCTACTGGGTCAGCCTGTTTGTGGGCAGCCTTGGCGTGATCGCGAACGGGGATTGGAAAAAGGTCACGTTTGTCAAAGACGGCGTGGAAGACGAGGATATGCTGCGAACGGTCAGCGTCCTGAAAAGTTTCGCCTGGGTGACCATGATTCGCGACCTGCGGGTTCAGCGCCTGCAGAAGCGCAGCGAATGGATCATCAAGCGCTTGTGGGATGCCTTTCTGGATCCTGTCGCTTCAACGGCGATCATTCCATCCGACTGGCTCCAGCGATACGAAGCGGACCAGAAGCGGGCGAATCCGATCTGGACGTGGGAGCATATGGTGATTGATTATATCGCAGGGATGACGGACGCTTTTGCCGAGAAAATCTATAACGAGTTGTACGGACTCAAGGTAGGTTCGATCTATGATTTGGATTAG
- a CDS encoding LLM class flavin-dependent oxidoreductase, whose amino-acid sequence MNSQLKLSVLDLVPRWGESSFEEALQQAVILAQSAEQWGYGRYWAAEHHDLEHLSCASPEILLSHIGARTTRIRLGSGAVLLPHYSPLKVAENFRMLAALYPGRIDLGIGRAPGGSAHTSMALSGNFLGHVADLPQRIRALTELLEDRYRYDDVPVAAKPVPAAQPVMWMLGTNTKGAGYAAEFGTGYVFGQFMSDTDGAEILRSYREGFQPSADLREPRAMVAVSVICAETEEQARKLAALIPRPGESDLPSEPTDSDSSGPSRRLIIGAPASVRDKLQMMAEKYRCDEFLVVTPVSDYDARLESYRLLMGQ is encoded by the coding sequence ATGAATAGCCAATTGAAACTGAGCGTGCTTGATCTGGTTCCGCGATGGGGAGAGAGCTCGTTCGAAGAAGCCTTGCAGCAAGCGGTGATACTGGCGCAGTCTGCGGAACAATGGGGCTACGGGCGATACTGGGCAGCGGAGCATCATGATCTGGAGCACCTGTCCTGTGCGTCGCCCGAGATCCTGCTGTCCCATATCGGCGCCCGAACAACGCGCATCCGGCTTGGTTCCGGGGCCGTGCTGCTGCCCCATTACAGCCCGCTGAAGGTGGCGGAGAATTTTCGCATGCTGGCGGCGCTGTATCCCGGTCGCATCGATCTCGGGATCGGGCGGGCGCCGGGAGGTTCGGCCCATACGAGCATGGCGCTTAGCGGGAATTTCCTGGGGCATGTGGCGGATTTGCCGCAGCGAATTCGGGCTTTGACCGAACTGCTGGAGGACCGGTATCGCTACGACGATGTGCCGGTGGCAGCCAAACCGGTACCTGCGGCGCAGCCGGTGATGTGGATGCTGGGCACGAATACGAAAGGTGCCGGGTATGCAGCCGAATTCGGGACGGGCTATGTATTCGGACAGTTTATGAGCGATACGGACGGGGCGGAGATTCTCCGTTCTTACAGGGAAGGCTTTCAGCCAAGCGCTGATCTGAGAGAACCGCGTGCGATGGTGGCGGTGAGCGTGATTTGCGCGGAGACGGAGGAGCAAGCAAGAAAGCTGGCCGCGTTAATTCCACGGCCTGGGGAGAGCGACCTTCCTTCGGAACCGACGGATTCCGATTCTTCCGGTCCATCCCGGAGGCTAATCATCGGCGCGCCTGCAAGCGTGCGAGATAAGCTGCAGATGATGGCGGAAAAATACCGGTGCGACGAGTTCCTGGTCGTTACCCCCGTGAGCGATTACGATGCGCGGCTGGAATCGTATCGGCTGTTAATGGGGCAGTAG
- a CDS encoding glycoside hydrolase family 73 protein yields the protein MKPSEFIAKLAPIAAQDMRQYGVPASLTLAQAILESNWGTSGLTQKANNLFGIKGTGPAGSVTMQTTEYRGLTPYTTQASFRKYNHWHESVADHTRLILNGTRDKPQRYHGVLWANYKTAATEIWRGGYATDPNYPKKLISIIEQHSLHQYDVPSPEEEERMKIEQLTAELQKTQDQVRQLNEQYASAMKLLTEQDHAIKQMNARLKAAETEKPAKVPSWAEPAVQAAKQAGVLHDPEGSFDFYRIMTVLYRLGIIHKESK from the coding sequence ATGAAGCCCTCTGAATTTATAGCCAAGCTGGCACCCATAGCTGCTCAGGACATGCGTCAGTACGGGGTACCCGCTTCGCTTACGCTTGCCCAGGCAATCCTGGAATCCAACTGGGGAACGAGCGGCCTGACGCAAAAGGCGAACAATCTGTTCGGCATTAAAGGAACCGGCCCAGCGGGCAGCGTGACCATGCAGACAACGGAATACCGGGGACTGACACCCTATACGACCCAAGCTTCATTTCGAAAATACAACCATTGGCATGAATCGGTTGCCGATCATACCCGGCTGATCCTGAACGGTACGCGTGACAAGCCGCAGCGCTACCATGGCGTGTTATGGGCGAATTATAAAACGGCGGCAACGGAGATTTGGAGAGGTGGCTATGCCACAGACCCCAACTATCCCAAAAAGCTTATTTCCATCATAGAGCAGCATTCGCTCCATCAATATGATGTGCCTAGTCCGGAGGAGGAGGAACGCATGAAAATCGAACAATTAACGGCAGAACTGCAAAAAACGCAGGACCAAGTTCGGCAGCTTAACGAGCAGTATGCTTCGGCAATGAAACTGCTAACCGAGCAGGACCATGCCATCAAGCAGATGAATGCCAGGCTTAAGGCGGCGGAGACGGAGAAGCCTGCGAAGGTTCCGTCTTGGGCGGAACCGGCGGTACAAGCTGCAAAACAGGCAGGAGTACTTCATGACCCTGAGGGAAGCTTCGATTTTTACCGGATCATGACCGTGCTTTATCGTCTGGGGATTATCCATAAAGAGAGTAAGTGA
- a CDS encoding polysaccharide lyase family 7 protein — MKRRFALSKKMTFCLISAAMLLAGLFEGQSVAANESKYPASASASSYDTRCACDASKAVDGSLSTRWSGEGDGTWLRLDLGSAQPVSLVKIAFYNGDTRTFTFDIQTSSDGSNWLQARNAVTSAQNNQLQSFSIPVAEARYVRIVGYGNTSNDWNSYTEVEIWGGTTDGGSGNLDPAKPPSGNFDLTKWKITLPDASEIPASALAGGYEHPDWFYTDPVTGGMVFTSPNIGETTTNSTYTRSELREMLNPSTNSASSWANNWVTSTSSPSIKSQAGGVDGTMKATLRVDRVSVSGNEADKIGRVVVGQIHGPSTEPIRLYYHKRPSDSRGAVYFGTDDLDNNNTWVNILGGPNQLNPVNGIALGQTWSYEIKVTGLLMTVKVIPEGGSATTVNHTLPSGYNDKYLYFKAGVYNQNKSDTTSDQSDHVKATFFSLTHMHP, encoded by the coding sequence GTGAAACGAAGGTTTGCTTTATCCAAAAAAATGACTTTCTGCCTGATCAGTGCAGCCATGCTGCTTGCTGGTCTATTTGAAGGACAGAGTGTCGCAGCTAATGAGAGCAAGTACCCGGCTTCCGCATCGGCCAGCAGCTACGACACCCGCTGTGCTTGCGATGCATCGAAAGCGGTGGACGGCAGTCTTAGCACACGCTGGTCCGGCGAAGGCGACGGCACTTGGCTGAGGCTGGATCTTGGGTCCGCCCAACCGGTTTCACTGGTCAAGATCGCGTTTTACAACGGAGACACGCGCACATTCACCTTCGATATTCAAACCTCATCGGATGGCTCCAACTGGCTTCAAGCACGGAACGCTGTCACTAGCGCTCAAAACAACCAGCTGCAATCCTTCTCCATCCCCGTCGCTGAAGCCCGGTATGTACGCATTGTGGGCTACGGCAACACCTCAAATGACTGGAACAGTTACACAGAGGTCGAAATTTGGGGAGGTACTACGGATGGAGGAAGCGGAAACCTTGACCCGGCTAAACCCCCTTCGGGCAATTTTGACCTAACCAAGTGGAAAATCACCCTGCCTGACGCGTCCGAGATTCCAGCTAGCGCACTCGCCGGCGGCTATGAGCATCCGGATTGGTTCTATACCGATCCCGTCACCGGCGGCATGGTATTCACATCCCCTAATATCGGCGAGACCACCACGAACAGTACCTACACCCGCTCCGAGCTTCGGGAAATGCTGAATCCGTCGACGAACAGCGCCTCCTCATGGGCCAATAATTGGGTAACCTCTACCTCCTCCCCATCCATAAAGTCGCAGGCCGGCGGCGTGGATGGAACGATGAAGGCTACCTTACGCGTGGATCGTGTATCCGTCAGCGGTAACGAAGCCGATAAAATCGGCCGCGTCGTGGTCGGGCAAATCCATGGCCCCAGCACCGAGCCGATACGGCTTTATTACCACAAGCGTCCTTCGGACAGCAGAGGTGCGGTTTATTTTGGGACCGATGATCTGGACAACAACAACACCTGGGTGAACATACTCGGCGGACCGAACCAGCTTAACCCTGTAAACGGCATTGCCCTCGGCCAGACATGGAGCTATGAAATCAAGGTGACCGGACTGCTCATGACGGTAAAAGTAATCCCGGAGGGCGGATCGGCCACCACCGTGAACCATACCCTCCCAAGCGGTTACAACGATAAATATCTTTACTTCAAAGCAGGCGTCTATAACCAGAACAAATCCGATACCACCTCCGATCAATCCGACCATGTCAAAGCCACCTTCTTCTCACTAACGCACATGCATCCGTAG
- a CDS encoding XkdX family protein yields MFENDFERLKYYYEKKWAQKSQLRQYVAFGVITSDEYEVITGEAY; encoded by the coding sequence ATGTTCGAGAACGATTTTGAACGCTTGAAGTATTACTATGAAAAAAAGTGGGCGCAGAAGTCTCAATTGAGACAGTATGTTGCGTTTGGCGTGATCACCTCGGATGAATATGAAGTCATCACTGGCGAGGCATATTAA
- a CDS encoding DUF7594 domain-containing protein — protein MKKKLYRFSCLVLCLLITMSVMASPGQLPVISAQSVAEFDLAAESVASASDPLPEPEGPDVLFFSDNFDSERYGTTGGVVVPLPWVQTGEGGSRAKTSVSGSAPSMPNLMKIDVTDSVYLPVNTTGYGNIKLSYYTRASSYVSGSIVAEWSGDEGATWSLLEDFKLAPGTPEAPRSESNTLKTWTLPPEANSNPNVRIQFRVGDPMNANMYIDSVSLSGQAIPGIPPAIDPVPEPPPAETGPYPAPEGVTLYEDVLIGKAGDRDLYTSIAVPSTPPAEPMPVMIYIHGGGWNKGDRKNALGSICNYVLKRGYIGVSLSYRLTPEAPYPAQIQDVKLAIRYLRAHAEQYHIDPSRIGVWGTSAGGHLASLLGTTGDLTLEDTVTLDTGDTVHLPDIEGTGGWPEYSTKVQAVVDWYGPADFTTDFADRYSSVTKLLGGHNALSVPIEARLAMPGTYATPDDPPFWIRHGDADATIPYTDSVTFANQLTAAGVPVVDFEIVPGQGHGFTGEAKTTADAEAWAFMEQHVKNLEVTTPILYKDGYTPPDPTDPTDPTDPTDPSTGIPVEVGRLEPSDDALIDSSKPDANINSATGTSVGLFSVSSGTTNKRYVYFKFDASTLSDPDYRYEFQVAAKKGTSNTDLELSLYGIEDIAWSESQLTWNNAPVNVLDPNAYIGSFTVQAENGGRPEVYSVDVTDYVRSHLTDGSVSFLLADATHTGVSVNIYTKEANGSSNPRPAMVVSEWVDSSQDTTPPSWPDGSRLSIGSIGEDYVHLSWPTAEDNKIVAKYNVYQNGVKVMELGSDITRHEAEGLSPHTEYSYKVEAVDAAENVSPVPLTLQVTTLSAPLAPWPVASVTASGSDGNIEDNTLDQNLYTRWSAAGDGPWIMYDLGEARDIGYLGIAFYKGDVRATKIDIEASDDGVTWSSLFNGSSSGTTTAMQAFDVPDTNARYVRLTGRGNSDGSAYTSLTEVHIYPPFASGDTPVAIIPDFVPQPPEGTVPFTVPGMKNADGSDHPVHQAFAATGRTLNVVDYGADPADNATDDRPAIQRAMDEALPGDEVFFPNGVYNLNSTPDGLTNLMLKSEVNLRGESQNGAILKTSLNKVRNSTMLRSAKQHDLTISNLTLTSAWDGQYTTDHRINNPDAGGPDMMVIAANYGEAPSYNITIDGVTIEKFSRMGVRIENSHDIVVRNTTFRNATDLGPGGAGYGVSIQGVPKVDRNGFSNDTRWNLVEDSSFEGPYLRHGALIQYVAHNNVIRHSEFHQVRLDAIDLHGELEYFNEIHDNLITDMPYGGGIGIGNTGGTAPTNHSKSGPQNYIHDNTIRNAREGIVVSMGSPDTIIENNRIENTVDIPNAAGINILNGPGTIIKGNTIRQNTAEHYWGILLEHDNGDTNAGGIGAGDPENVQILDNVITGNSNGIQLQAGKNIKLSGNTLDNIGENFTAAPDVTYTDLTVGLEYSTTAPTNGDVVAALVSESPITVTNNGGSPTYRFTENGSFTFEYADEDGNEGTLTATVSNIDKIAPVLKVTLSPSVLKAPNRKMVDIRASLESSDEGSGVASIVLTSITIESAGGKGDSRDIQGISIEKDKDASNSESKGKGGDQGPDVQDAEFGTHDTHFRLRAEKSARGQSRIYTVTYTVTDHAGNQADAVRTVRVK, from the coding sequence TTGAAGAAGAAACTTTACCGGTTCTCATGCCTAGTCCTCTGCCTGCTCATAACCATGAGCGTCATGGCATCCCCAGGGCAGCTTCCTGTTATATCTGCACAATCTGTTGCAGAATTCGATCTTGCGGCAGAATCTGTTGCCTCAGCTTCCGATCCCCTACCGGAGCCAGAAGGTCCGGATGTTCTATTCTTCTCCGATAACTTCGATTCCGAGCGATACGGCACCACCGGAGGAGTCGTTGTTCCCCTGCCCTGGGTTCAAACCGGGGAAGGCGGAAGCAGAGCCAAGACCTCCGTATCCGGCAGCGCGCCGTCCATGCCGAACCTCATGAAAATCGACGTGACCGATTCCGTCTATCTGCCCGTCAATACGACGGGTTACGGCAACATCAAGCTGAGTTATTATACGAGAGCCTCTTCTTATGTCAGCGGAAGCATCGTGGCAGAGTGGTCCGGCGACGAAGGCGCGACCTGGAGCCTGCTGGAGGATTTCAAGCTGGCCCCGGGAACTCCTGAAGCGCCGCGCAGCGAATCCAACACGTTAAAAACCTGGACGCTGCCGCCGGAAGCGAACAGCAATCCGAACGTGCGAATCCAGTTCCGGGTAGGTGATCCGATGAACGCCAATATGTATATCGACAGCGTCTCGCTGTCCGGTCAGGCCATCCCGGGCATTCCGCCTGCGATCGATCCCGTGCCTGAACCCCCGCCGGCCGAAACCGGCCCATACCCTGCTCCGGAAGGCGTAACCCTCTATGAGGACGTTTTGATCGGCAAAGCCGGCGACCGGGACCTCTATACGTCCATCGCCGTTCCGAGCACTCCCCCGGCCGAGCCCATGCCGGTCATGATCTACATTCACGGCGGAGGCTGGAACAAGGGCGACCGCAAAAACGCATTGGGCAGCATCTGCAACTATGTCCTTAAACGCGGGTATATCGGCGTTTCCTTAAGCTACCGTCTAACTCCCGAAGCGCCTTACCCGGCCCAAATTCAAGACGTGAAGCTGGCCATCCGTTATTTGCGGGCCCACGCCGAGCAATACCACATCGATCCGAGCCGAATCGGCGTCTGGGGCACTTCGGCGGGAGGGCATCTCGCTTCCCTGCTCGGAACGACGGGAGACCTGACCCTGGAGGACACGGTCACGCTGGATACCGGGGATACGGTACATCTGCCTGATATCGAAGGGACCGGAGGCTGGCCGGAATACTCCACCAAGGTGCAGGCCGTGGTGGACTGGTACGGACCTGCCGATTTCACGACCGATTTTGCCGACCGGTACAGTTCGGTCACGAAGCTGCTCGGCGGGCATAACGCCCTGTCCGTCCCGATTGAAGCACGGCTTGCCATGCCCGGAACGTACGCCACTCCCGATGATCCGCCGTTCTGGATTCGGCATGGAGACGCGGACGCCACCATCCCTTATACCGACAGCGTCACCTTCGCCAATCAATTGACGGCAGCCGGCGTTCCTGTGGTCGATTTCGAAATCGTTCCCGGCCAAGGCCACGGCTTTACCGGAGAAGCCAAAACAACCGCGGATGCGGAGGCTTGGGCCTTCATGGAGCAGCACGTGAAGAATCTGGAGGTCACGACGCCGATTCTCTACAAAGACGGCTACACGCCTCCTGATCCGACGGATCCGACCGATCCCACCGACCCGACTGATCCTTCAACGGGCATCCCCGTTGAGGTTGGCCGTTTGGAGCCCTCGGACGATGCGTTGATCGACAGCTCCAAACCGGACGCCAATATCAATTCCGCTACAGGCACAAGCGTCGGTTTGTTTAGCGTTTCATCCGGTACAACCAACAAAAGGTATGTCTATTTCAAATTCGATGCTTCCACCCTGAGCGATCCCGATTACCGGTACGAATTCCAGGTCGCCGCGAAAAAAGGCACCAGCAACACGGATCTTGAGCTCTCCCTCTACGGGATCGAGGATATAGCCTGGAGCGAAAGCCAACTGACTTGGAACAATGCACCCGTGAACGTTCTCGATCCAAATGCTTATATCGGATCGTTTACCGTACAGGCCGAGAATGGCGGCCGGCCGGAGGTGTACAGCGTCGATGTGACGGACTATGTCCGCAGTCACCTAACAGATGGCAGCGTATCGTTTCTTCTGGCGGATGCGACCCATACCGGTGTCAGCGTCAATATCTATACCAAGGAAGCCAACGGCTCCAGCAATCCGAGACCTGCCATGGTCGTAAGCGAATGGGTGGATTCCAGTCAGGATACAACGCCGCCGTCCTGGCCGGACGGAAGCCGCCTGTCCATCGGCAGCATTGGCGAAGATTATGTGCATTTGTCATGGCCGACGGCGGAAGACAACAAGATCGTCGCGAAGTACAACGTTTATCAAAACGGCGTCAAAGTCATGGAGCTGGGCTCCGACATCACCCGCCATGAAGCGGAGGGACTATCACCGCACACGGAGTACAGCTATAAGGTCGAGGCCGTGGATGCGGCCGAAAACGTCAGTCCGGTTCCGCTGACGCTCCAGGTTACGACGCTTAGCGCTCCCTTAGCCCCTTGGCCTGTGGCCTCGGTCACGGCAAGCGGCAGCGACGGCAATATCGAGGATAATACCCTGGACCAGAATCTATATACTCGCTGGTCTGCAGCCGGCGACGGTCCGTGGATCATGTACGATCTCGGCGAGGCCCGGGACATCGGTTATCTGGGTATCGCCTTCTATAAAGGGGACGTTCGCGCGACGAAGATCGATATCGAAGCCTCCGATGACGGCGTGACCTGGTCTTCCCTCTTCAACGGTTCGAGCAGCGGAACCACCACCGCAATGCAGGCTTTTGACGTTCCGGATACGAACGCCCGCTACGTGAGGCTGACCGGGCGCGGAAATTCGGACGGCAGTGCCTATACGAGCCTAACGGAAGTTCATATCTATCCGCCCTTCGCTAGCGGGGATACGCCCGTGGCGATCATTCCGGATTTTGTGCCGCAGCCGCCGGAGGGTACCGTTCCTTTTACCGTCCCAGGCATGAAGAATGCGGACGGCAGCGACCATCCGGTGCATCAGGCTTTTGCCGCTACCGGAAGGACGCTGAACGTGGTCGATTACGGGGCTGATCCTGCAGACAATGCAACGGACGATCGACCGGCGATCCAACGAGCGATGGATGAAGCGCTCCCGGGCGACGAGGTGTTTTTCCCGAATGGGGTTTACAACTTAAACAGCACGCCCGATGGACTGACCAATCTGATGCTGAAATCCGAGGTCAATTTACGCGGGGAAAGCCAGAACGGCGCGATTCTAAAGACCTCGCTGAACAAGGTCCGCAACAGCACGATGCTGAGATCCGCCAAACAGCATGATCTGACCATCTCCAACCTGACGCTGACATCTGCCTGGGATGGCCAGTACACGACGGATCACAGAATCAACAACCCGGATGCCGGCGGCCCCGACATGATGGTCATTGCCGCCAATTATGGCGAGGCGCCATCGTACAACATCACGATCGACGGCGTGACGATCGAGAAATTCAGCCGCATGGGCGTCCGCATCGAGAACAGCCATGACATCGTCGTCCGCAACACGACGTTCCGAAATGCCACGGACCTTGGTCCGGGCGGTGCCGGGTACGGCGTATCCATTCAGGGCGTGCCGAAGGTCGACCGCAACGGGTTTTCCAACGATACCAGGTGGAATCTGGTCGAAGACTCCTCCTTCGAGGGGCCTTACCTGCGACACGGCGCACTCATTCAATATGTGGCCCATAACAATGTGATCCGGCACAGCGAATTCCACCAGGTCCGGCTGGATGCGATTGATCTGCATGGGGAGCTGGAGTATTTTAACGAGATCCACGATAACCTGATCACCGACATGCCGTATGGCGGCGGCATCGGCATCGGGAATACCGGGGGGACCGCCCCGACCAATCACAGCAAATCCGGCCCGCAAAACTATATCCACGACAACACGATCCGCAATGCCCGGGAAGGCATCGTCGTATCGATGGGCTCGCCGGATACCATCATCGAGAACAACCGGATCGAGAATACCGTCGATATTCCTAACGCGGCAGGCATCAATATTTTGAACGGGCCGGGCACGATCATCAAAGGCAACACAATCCGTCAGAACACCGCCGAGCATTATTGGGGCATCCTGCTCGAGCACGACAACGGGGACACCAACGCGGGCGGCATCGGAGCCGGAGACCCGGAGAACGTGCAGATTCTGGACAACGTCATCACCGGCAACAGCAACGGAATTCAGCTCCAGGCAGGCAAGAATATCAAGCTAAGCGGGAATACGCTGGATAATATCGGGGAGAACTTCACGGCGGCACCTGACGTCACGTATACCGATCTCACCGTGGGCCTGGAGTACAGCACGACGGCCCCAACGAATGGGGACGTTGTAGCAGCCTTGGTCTCGGAGAGTCCGATTACCGTTACGAATAACGGCGGATCTCCAACTTACAGGTTTACGGAGAACGGTTCGTTTACCTTCGAATATGCGGATGAGGACGGCAACGAAGGCACCTTAACGGCAACCGTGTCGAACATCGATAAAATCGCCCCGGTTCTTAAGGTTACGCTCTCGCCTTCCGTACTGAAGGCGCCGAATCGCAAAATGGTCGATATTCGCGCTAGCCTCGAATCCAGCGATGAAGGCTCGGGCGTTGCGTCCATCGTGCTAACCTCCATCACCATTGAGAGTGCAGGCGGCAAGGGGGATAGCCGGGATATCCAGGGGATTTCCATTGAGAAAGATAAGGACGCGAGTAACAGCGAAAGCAAAGGCAAGGGAGGTGATCAAGGACCGGATGTTCAGGATGCCGAATTCGGTACCCATGACACTCATTTCCGGCTGCGAGCGGAGAAATCGGCACGCGGTCAAAGCCGAATCTACACGGTGACCTATACCGTTACGGATCATGCGGGGAATCAAGCAGATGCGGTGAGGACGGTGAGGGTGAAGTGA